Below is a window of Effusibacillus lacus DNA.
CAGTTAAACCCACCGGTGGAAAATATGGACGAACTGTGGACCGAATACGAAAAGGCCGCTGTCAAACAGCAGTTACGCTACACCTTTACTGGCGGTCCGGAGACCGTAAAGGAACAACTGGAATCGTTCCTGGATGCCACCCAGGCAGACGAGATCATGATCAATGCCCAGATTTTTGACCACCAGGCTCGTCAGCGCTCATACGAAATTGTATCCCAAATTGTCAGTTAGTAAGATATCCAAAACAAATGATTGGGTAAAGAAGAATATGAATGAACGGGAGGAAGAAAGAATGAAAGCTGTAATAATCGAAAATTATGGCGGGCGGGACCAATTGAAGCTTGTAGACACGCCGGTGCCGGAGATTAGAGAGCGTGACGTGCTGGTCGAGGTACATTCAGCATCCGTTAATCCGGTCGATTGGAAAGTCAGGGAGGGTCGTCTGAAGGCCAGGATTACATATGAATTTCCACTGATTTTAGGATGGGATCTTGCCGGGGTGATCAAACAGGTCGGAAGTCACGTAACAAAATTCAGAGTGGGTGACGAAGTTTTTAGCCGTCCCGATATTTCTCGGAACGGAACGTATGCTGAATATACGGTGGTAGAAGAAAATCTGCTTGCGATAAAACCCAGCAATCTGACATTTGAAGAAGCCGCTTCGGTTCCGCTTGCCGGCTTAACAGCTTGGGAAGCGCTGGTTGAAATCAGTCAGTTGAAGACCGGGGATAAAGTTTTGATTCACGCAGGCGCCGGCGGAGTAGGCGGTTATGCGATTCAACTGGCCAAAAGTCTTGGTGCCTATGTGGCAACTACCGTCAGTGGTAGAAATGTCAAATTTGTGAAAGAACTGGGCGCAGATGAAGTGATCGATTACGGACTGCAGGATTTTTCGAAGGTCCTGCACGACTTTGATGTAGTGTTTGACACCGTTGGTGGCGAAGTGCAAACTAAGAGCTTTGAGGTTTTGAAAGAAAACGGGATTCTTGTCTCGATTGTTTCACCCCCTAACCAGGAAGTGGCCCTTCAGAAAAAAGTTCGGCCGGAGTACTTTTTTCTGCAGCCGGATGGAGAAAAACTCGCCAAGTTGGCAAATTTATTTGAAACTGGCGATATGAAACCGATAGTCGGGAGCGTATTCTCTTTAAGCGAAGTTGCCAAAGCCCACGAGTTAAGCGAATCCGGACATGCACAGGGTAAAATCGTGATCAAAATCAAGTAGGGTAGTCACCTGAATAGTTCCGATAGTATATATTCCGGTACGGTGAAATGCGACTTATAGGGATGGACTGATCATTATTGGTTCGTCCCTTTATTTTATGGGATGCATCCCTGGGAATTATTGTTCTCAAAAATAAGTAGCCGTAATCGCTTGGTTTTCAAGTTAGATGGTATGCTCCATCTAGTATTTTCGCCCAAATGTTACCTCGTACGATTCGATTTACTCCATTCGTGTACAAGTTGCAAGGCGTTTACGAATTCATCCGACTTCTCCTGCACAGCCTCCTCTCACGTGTCGCCATGATTTTCTTCAGGATCTTTCTGGATAACGGTTGCTCGAAGCCCCAATAAAAATAGGCATTTGGAGCCGTGACAGGGGCGGAGCTTCTTTCATAGAAATAAAGCATCTTTTGTCGAGGGGGATATTCGCGGACAGAGTATTTGGCGGATTCACCCGTGGGCAGTTGTTTTCTGATTATCTTCGTTCTGTTCCTTTTGTTAGTTCCTGGTTACAGTGCTGGAGCAACCCAATAATCTTTTTAATGGAGGTTGTAAAAATGGATGATTTCAAAAAAGATCTCCAAAAGTTGAATGTCGACGAGTTCAGGGCGGGCGAGGTGACTCCTTGGGACAATCAAGGCCACTATGATATTGTTCAGGCTCGACAATTAGGTTGCGGTGGTTGCGCTGGTTGTGGTGGTTGTGCCCGCTGTTTCCCCTTTTTACTTTGTTTTCCTTGTTTCCCTTGTACTCCATGTGCTCGTTGTAGCCCATGTGCTCGTTGTGCTCGTTGTAGCCCATGTGCTCGTTGTGCCGGATAGTTTCCTAAGGGAAACCATGGCTCCCTAAGGAGAAGAGGTCGCCCCTGCATAGACTGGCGGTTGAGCCGGCAGGGGCTCTTCTCAAAAAATGATCAGGCAAGTGGGACAAATAGCAGTACATAAGATAACTGTGAAAATGATGGCGCAGTATTGAGAACAGCATACAGTGAGGAGGAGCGGAATGACAAGTTTGAACCCTTCTATGCGTCTGAAAGTGAAAGGGGACACGTTTTTTCTCCCTGATCCGAACGGCGGTGTATATTTTCGGAACAACTTAGGCTCGTTCCGTATGGAAGGCAGGACGATCGATCAGTGGATTGAAAAACTGATACCGGTGTTCAACGGAGAGCACACGTTGGAGGATTTGACAGACGGTCTGCCAGACCAACACCGGGAACGAGTGTATGAAATCGCAGAATTGTTGTACCAAAACGGTTTTGTTCGGGATGTAAGCCAAGACCTTCCGCATCAATTACCGGATGACGTTCTCAAAAAGTATGCTTCTCAAATTGAATTTTTGGACAGTTTCGGGGATTCGGGTGCCTACCGTTTTCAGTCTTATCGTCAGACCAAAGTGTTGGCGGTCGGCTCCGGCCCATTTTTTGTCTCGTTGGTTGCGGCGTTGTTTGAATCCGGATTACCCAAATTCCACATGCTGGTCACGGACTCAGAGCCTACCAATCGGCAGCGGTTAGAGGAACTGGCGGCACATACCCGGAAAACGGACCCCGAGGTAGCGGTAGAAGAAATAATCACCCTGCAGGTGCAGGGGGCGATTTCTTGGCGGGAGGCTGTGCAGCCGTTTGATTATATTTTGTATGTGTCGCAGGAGGGCGATGTCGAGGAACTGCGGGATCTTCATGCGGTTTGCAGGGCGGAGAAGAAGGTGTTGCTTCCCGCCATTTGTCTGCAGCAGGTGAGCCTGGCGGGACCGCTGGTGCATCCAGACTCAGAGGGATGTTGGGATTCGGCTTGGCGCCGCATACACAAATCCGCGCTATGCAAAGACTCGCAGCTGCACACTTTTTCTTCCACAGCGGGAGCGTTGTTGGCGAATGTGATCGTGTCTGAATTGGTAAAAACGGTTACGGGAGTTACCGAATCAGAACCGAAGAATAAATTCTTCCTGCTGGCTCTGGAGACGTTGGAAGGAAACTGGCACTCGTTCATACCCCATCCGCTGGTGACCGGACATGCGGCAGCCGAATGGGTTCAGGATGTCGATCTACGATTCGAACTGAATTTGATCAATAGTGAGTCGACCGGTTTGCTTCCTTACTTCAGCCGGTTGACATCGGCGGAAACAGGGATTTTCCATGTTTGGGAGGAGGGGGATTTGAAGCAGCTTCCGTTGGCTCAGTGCCGTGTTCAGGCAGCCGACCCGCTGTCGGAGGGACCGGCTGAGCTGTTGCCGGACATTGTCTGTGCAGGTCTGACGCATGAGGAGGCGCGGCGGGAAGCGGGGTTGGTCGGGATTGAAGCGTATGTGTCGCGAATGGCCGGTCTGCTCGTTTCGACGCTTCCCTCACATCAGGAAACAGAAGGTAATAAGGTAGAACCGCATGAATTTGTCGGTGTCGGAGCGGGGAAAACGGTTGCGGAAGGTGTTTGCCGCGGGTTGCAAAAGTGTTTGGCCGAGGAACTGGTCAAGCAACAGGCGGATCAGAAGCCCCCTGTCTTTCGGGTGGAGTTGAGAGAGGTAGAAGATGAACGTTGCCGGTTTTATCTGCAGGCATTGACCACGATGCAGGGAGAACCGACGATCGGCTTGGGAGAAGATGTGTCCGGATTCCCAGTGGTGTGGGTCGGTACAGGCGGTCGCTGGTATGGAAGCGTAGGCTTGAATGTGACAATGGCATTGCGAAAGGCATTGCAACAGGCGCTGCAAAAGGCACAGAACCAAGCGGCGAACCTCGCGACACAAGCGCTGGAAGTTACGTCCGTGCTTCTGGAGGAAAAGGTGCCGCAAAGCCTTGTGATTCCCGCGTGCAAAGAGGCGGCACATTCGGAAGTCTTGCAGTCCGCCCTGCAGGTTTTAAAACAGAACCGCAAGCGGCTCCTGGTCTTCGATCTGGCGCTGGAACCGTTTTTGAAAGAGGAACTGGCAGGAGTGTTTGGCGTGCTGTTGCGAGAGGAGGAATCACGTTGAGTGCTGTCGTGGCAGTTGTCGGAGAAGGGCTGCTGGCGGACTTTGTGTGCGCAGAACTGTCTGCCCAATACGAGGTCGTTCGTCAGACCGATTTGAAGGCAGGAGTACCGGAATCGACGGATTTCGCTCTGGTGTTGCACGATGCCTGGCATCCCTCCGTTCATCACGAGGCGGAAGAGGTGTTTCAGCAAAAAGGCATCCCTTGGCTTCGCGGATTCGTTTCATTTGGCGAGGGGGTGATCGGGCCGCTGGTCCGCCCGGGTACTCCGGGGTGCTCCAGGTGCGCAGACATGAGGCGCCTCATGGCGGGACGCGACCGCAAGGAGATGTGGGAACTGCAAAAGAGGCTGGCGGAGCAAAAGGGAATGCCACGTGACGTGTGGGCATCGCGCACGGGTCTTTTGCACATGGCTCACCTGCTTGTGGCGGAGGCCCATAGGGTGTTGCACGACAGCCGGGCCCACTTGGAAGGGCGGGTGTTTTTGATCAACCTGAAAACGCTGAAAAGCTCACGACACTTCTTTCTGCCCGACCCGCTGTGTCCTGTGTGTAGCCAGTTGCCTGATGATTCTCCGGAAGCGGCGCGAATTACACTGCAGCCAAGTCCGAAAATCAGTGCCGACAGCTACCGCTGCCGTTCGATGGATGACCTCAAGCAAGTTCTGGTCAAAGACTATCTGGATTACCGGACCGGCTTTCTGAATGGGAAAATGTATGACCTCGTGTCGCCGTTTGCCGATGTGATTGTAAATCTGCCGTTGTTTACGGAGGACGAGGCCGCTTCAGGTCGGACGCATTCATATGCAGATAGTGAGTTGACTGCGATTTTGGAGGGCTTGGAGCGGTACTGCGGTATGGCACCTCGAGGCAAACGGACGGTCATCCACGACAGCTACCTCAAACTGGCTGATCAAGCGCTTTACCCCGTCAAGGTAGGTGTACACGCGAAGGAACAGTATGCACGGCCCGATTTTCCTTTCAAACCGTTTGATCCTGAACGCCCAATCGATTGGGTATGGGGATATTCATTTTTGCAAGAGCGTCCGATTCTGGTACCGGAGTTGCTCGCCTATTACAGCGCGGCATGCGGGCATGGATTTGTCTATGAAACTTCCAATGGATGTGCGTTAGGCGGAAGTTTGGAGGAGGCCATTTTCTACGGCATTTTGGAAGTGGTGGAACGTGATTCGTTCCTGATGACTTGGTACGCGCAACTGCCTCTCCCGCGCCTTGACCCCTATTCCGCTGACGACCAGGAATTGCGGTTAATGATCGACCGTTTGCAAACAGTGGCGGGATATGATCTGTATTTGTTTAACTCAACGATGGAGACCGGGATTCCAAGCGTTTGGGTATTGGCGAAAAACAGGAAACAAAAGGGAGTGAATCTCGTCTGTGCGGCCGGAGCTCATCCGGACCCGATTCGGGCGGTAAAAAGCTCGATACACGAAGTGGCCTCCATGCTGCTGACGCTCGACGATAAATTTGAGGCGAACCGGGAGGAGTATATGCGAATGTTGCACGATCCGTCCCTGGTGCAGAAGATGGAGGACCATTCCATGCTGTACAGTTTGCCGGAAGCGGAAGAGCGTCTGCATTTTTTGCTGGATGAAAATCGTCCGTTGCGAACGTTTGAAGAGGAATTCAAGCGGAAGGTGAGGCATTCGGACCTGACCGATGATTTGAAGGACATTCTCCAGGCTTTCCGCCGATTGAACCTCGATGTGATCGTGGTGGACCAGACGACGCCGGAAATCAGACGAAACGGACTGTACTGCGTAAAAGTGCTGATTCCGGGGATGCTGCCGATGACGTTTGGACATCACCTTACCCGCTTGACAGGGCTGGAGAGGGTGTTGAGGGTACCAATGGAACTCGGGTATACGAAGCAACCGTTGACGATTGAGCAGCTCAATCCGCATCCGCATCCGTTTCCATAAGCCGTAACCGGGAGGAAGAAGGATGAATCTGGAAGCGTTTCTACACAATCTGCATTTTGACACTGACAAGGTCAGACCGCCGGACTGGGATGTGGATTGGGAAGACGCACCGCTTGCGTATAAGCTCTACCGTGGCTTGCCAGTGGTTCCGTTATCTCCGGAAGTACCGCTGACGCTCGAAGCACGGGAAGCGTCCACGAAGCCCGACCTACACGGAATTGGACATTTACTCTGGTACGTTTTCGGGCTCACTCAAATCTGCCAGTCAGTCTTTGACCTGGATTTCACAGAACCAGCGACGGGTCCAATGCAATCGTACCGGAGGTTTATTCCCTCCGGCGGGGCGTTGTATCCAAACGAATTATACGTGTATCTGAAGATGGAGGATTTGCCTGCCGGCGTGTACCATTATGATGTGGCACACCACCGCTTGGTGTTGCTGCGCGAAGGAAATTACGATTCCTATCTTGCCCGGGCTCTTGGCAACCGCTGTGACGTGTCGGCTTGTTTTGGCACTGTTTTTGTGTCGACTATGTTTTGGAAAAATTTCTTTAAATACAATAACTTTGCCTACCGCCTGCAAGGTCTGGATGCAGGCGTGCTGATCGGGCAGTTGATTGAAGTGGCGAAACGGTTTGGCTTCGCATCAGGGGTGTACTTCCAGTTTCTAGATCGGGCCGTCAACAATCTGCTCGGGCTATCCGAACAGGAGGAGAGCGTGTATGCGGTTATTCCCTTGTCGGTGGAGCCTGCAATCACTTGGTTTGGGAACGGGAATGACGGAGAAGGGATTGTCTCTGCCACCGAATTATGCCGGGAGTTGACAGCGGTTCATCATGATCACTACGTCCGGTCGCGGAGGGTCATGGAGTATCCGATGCTGATCAAGATGAATGAAGCGTCCCTGCTGGAATCACTGCGATCGTTTCGGCAGTTCGGGGGGAAGAAGAACGTAAGCTGTGAGGGCGAGGCGATAACTCTGCCCCAGGTGAAGCGGTTGGCGTATGATCTGGCATCTGTTTGCCGAAAGCGGTATTCACCGGGGATGGATTTCGTTTGGGCCAAGGTAAGCCAAGAGCAACTGGCCATTCTGTTGCAAGAGACGACGGCTTCCTTCTCGTATCGAAATGACTTGGATGGAGCGCATGAGGGGTCCGAGCCCCGTATCTCACTGTATTGCTGTTTGTACAGCGTCGAAGGCATCCCGGATGGCGCTTACTGCTATGACAGCGCTGCTCATGCGTTGAGGCGGGTACGTATCGGAGATCTTCGGCCCCGACTGCAAGAGGGAATGTTTCTGGATAATGTAAATCTGTTCCAGGTACCGATCTGCCTGCATGTGGCGGGGGAACGGGATCACCTCAAAACGGCACTGGGGTACAGAGGGTATCGCATCCAACAGATGGAAGCGGGTATGCTCGTGCAACGTTTACTGCTGGCGGCGTCCGCCATCGGGATGGGAGGACACCCGCTCCTCGGATTTGATGCAAACCTGTGTGATGAGATCTACAGGATGGCGCCGCAAGGAAAAACCAGCCTGATCCAAATCCCGGTCGGTCCCCATCGTCCTCGCCCCCGGTTGAAGGGAAGTTTGCATGGCTAGGGGAAGTAAGAGTGTAAGTTCTGGTTGTGGTGCAAAACATGTTGATAGATTCTACGACGGAAAGGGCAGCCGAGTGTTGATTACATTGGGGCTGCCCTTTAGGGTAAATAAAATTTATGTGTAAACTCCCGCACCAGAACACACAGACGTTCAACAGATTGCCGAACAGCATTTGCTGTATGTTTAGATTTCTATTTAAGTTAACATAATATATATTATCGGACTCAAAAAAATACACAGAAATCAGAATTCTTCCGGCGTCATTAGATCGAACCACAGATGTCTTATTCCAGTCCTTCATTCATAGCTTGCTATAACTTCGAAATAAACGCTAACCGGTTCCCACACGCAACCCATTTTTCTTTGCAGCGTAGTTTGTCTCCCGCAGCACTTGCAAGGCGCTGATTTCGTAATTCATCTGCTCCACAGAATCCTTCATCATACCCGGTTCGGTAGATACGAGACCCTAAGGATTTTCCGATCCTTGTTTCTGCTGTACTAGTCCACCCCGACGTCCTCGTGACCGGCGATTCACCCCCGTTTTTTCATCCCGTGGATATGTTTATGTAAAACTCCCTATTCTTGTCTCCCCCGAGAAAATTGTTGGTGATAAGAGCGGGATTTACCTTGTTGCCATGATCCTGCTGAGTCGTTTTTTCCCCCAGGCAATACAGAACAGAAGCACAGGAATGGCTACAAACACAATCATGAAAGAAAATGTCACGGACGTAGCTATCGCATGCGTTAATTCCTGCAGATTGGGTGCGACCCAAACACTAAACAAAGTTAAAAGAAAGCCAAGCGGAAACACGATCGGCCGATAATCGGACAAGGCCATCCATTGGGCGGTTCCAAGAACGGACACGTAAAAAAATACGCAGATTTTCACAAATGCACCTAACACCCAAATAGCCATATACAGCGATTCCAAACGGCTAAAAAATTCGGCCAGACTGATGTACCTCGCAACAATCAAGAAGGGATAGGTATAATTGCCGGTCATCTCTCCCAAGAGCAGCAGTGTTGCCAGATTCGAAATCACCAGCGTCAAGATCACCGCGAATAAGGAAATCAAGATACTTTTCGCCGCTTTTTCGCGNNNNNNNNNNNNNNNNNNNNNNNNNNNNNNNNNNNNNNNNNNNNNNNNNNNNNNNNNNNNNNNNNNNNNNNNNNNNATCGGTTACAAAGGGGAGAAGAAATGATACGGTGATAAATTCGCTATACCAGGTTTGCAGAATGCCCGCACCCGAGATAGAAGGCATAACCCCTCCTTCCATTATTGGAAGCATATTCGACGGACGCAGTTCAGGAATGATCGGTATAATGATTAACAGGAATAGAGCCCCAAAAGCGGGCAGGAAAAGTTGGGCAAATCTCCCCACGATTTCCACGCCTCCGCGTACGGCTAATGCACACACCAGCACCATGCTGCTTGTCACCACGATGAGCGGGGTCCGTTGCAGAAAGGACCCGACCAAGAATTCTCCGTATTCTCGAATGACAATTCCGTTGAGATGCAGATAGAGGAAGAGCATGATGAACCCGATCATTTTTCCGGGGAACCGGCCCACGATTCGTTCGCTTGCCTGGACGATATTCTGACCCGGATACATGTCATGGAGTCGAAAAGCGATATATACGGTAATCAATCCGCTCAAGGCCCAAATCGGCGAAATCCATAGATCTTGTTTC
It encodes the following:
- a CDS encoding putative thiazole-containing bacteriocin maturation protein — its product is MTSLNPSMRLKVKGDTFFLPDPNGGVYFRNNLGSFRMEGRTIDQWIEKLIPVFNGEHTLEDLTDGLPDQHRERVYEIAELLYQNGFVRDVSQDLPHQLPDDVLKKYASQIEFLDSFGDSGAYRFQSYRQTKVLAVGSGPFFVSLVAALFESGLPKFHMLVTDSEPTNRQRLEELAAHTRKTDPEVAVEEIITLQVQGAISWREAVQPFDYILYVSQEGDVEELRDLHAVCRAEKKVLLPAICLQQVSLAGPLVHPDSEGCWDSAWRRIHKSALCKDSQLHTFSSTAGALLANVIVSELVKTVTGVTESEPKNKFFLLALETLEGNWHSFIPHPLVTGHAAAEWVQDVDLRFELNLINSESTGLLPYFSRLTSAETGIFHVWEEGDLKQLPLAQCRVQAADPLSEGPAELLPDIVCAGLTHEEARREAGLVGIEAYVSRMAGLLVSTLPSHQETEGNKVEPHEFVGVGAGKTVAEGVCRGLQKCLAEELVKQQADQKPPVFRVELREVEDERCRFYLQALTTMQGEPTIGLGEDVSGFPVVWVGTGGRWYGSVGLNVTMALRKALQQALQKAQNQAANLATQALEVTSVLLEEKVPQSLVIPACKEAAHSEVLQSALQVLKQNRKRLLVFDLALEPFLKEELAGVFGVLLREEESR
- a CDS encoding GerAB/ArcD/ProY family transporter, with the translated sequence REKAAKSILISLFAVILTLVISNLATLLLLGEMTGNYTYPFLIVARYISLAEFFSRLESLYMAIWVLGAFVKICVFFYVSVLGTAQWMALSDYRPIVFPLGFLLTLFSVWVAPNLQELTHAIATSVTFSFMIVFVAIPVLLFCIAWGKKRLSRIMATR
- a CDS encoding TOMM precursor leader peptide-binding protein — encoded protein: MSAVVAVVGEGLLADFVCAELSAQYEVVRQTDLKAGVPESTDFALVLHDAWHPSVHHEAEEVFQQKGIPWLRGFVSFGEGVIGPLVRPGTPGCSRCADMRRLMAGRDRKEMWELQKRLAEQKGMPRDVWASRTGLLHMAHLLVAEAHRVLHDSRAHLEGRVFLINLKTLKSSRHFFLPDPLCPVCSQLPDDSPEAARITLQPSPKISADSYRCRSMDDLKQVLVKDYLDYRTGFLNGKMYDLVSPFADVIVNLPLFTEDEAASGRTHSYADSELTAILEGLERYCGMAPRGKRTVIHDSYLKLADQALYPVKVGVHAKEQYARPDFPFKPFDPERPIDWVWGYSFLQERPILVPELLAYYSAACGHGFVYETSNGCALGGSLEEAIFYGILEVVERDSFLMTWYAQLPLPRLDPYSADDQELRLMIDRLQTVAGYDLYLFNSTMETGIPSVWVLAKNRKQKGVNLVCAAGAHPDPIRAVKSSIHEVASMLLTLDDKFEANREEYMRMLHDPSLVQKMEDHSMLYSLPEAEERLHFLLDENRPLRTFEEEFKRKVRHSDLTDDLKDILQAFRRLNLDVIVVDQTTPEIRRNGLYCVKVLIPGMLPMTFGHHLTRLTGLERVLRVPMELGYTKQPLTIEQLNPHPHPFP
- a CDS encoding SagB family peptide dehydrogenase, translated to MNLEAFLHNLHFDTDKVRPPDWDVDWEDAPLAYKLYRGLPVVPLSPEVPLTLEAREASTKPDLHGIGHLLWYVFGLTQICQSVFDLDFTEPATGPMQSYRRFIPSGGALYPNELYVYLKMEDLPAGVYHYDVAHHRLVLLREGNYDSYLARALGNRCDVSACFGTVFVSTMFWKNFFKYNNFAYRLQGLDAGVLIGQLIEVAKRFGFASGVYFQFLDRAVNNLLGLSEQEESVYAVIPLSVEPAITWFGNGNDGEGIVSATELCRELTAVHHDHYVRSRRVMEYPMLIKMNEASLLESLRSFRQFGGKKNVSCEGEAITLPQVKRLAYDLASVCRKRYSPGMDFVWAKVSQEQLAILLQETTASFSYRNDLDGAHEGSEPRISLYCCLYSVEGIPDGAYCYDSAAHALRRVRIGDLRPRLQEGMFLDNVNLFQVPICLHVAGERDHLKTALGYRGYRIQQMEAGMLVQRLLLAASAIGMGGHPLLGFDANLCDEIYRMAPQGKTSLIQIPVGPHRPRPRLKGSLHG
- a CDS encoding heterocycloanthracin/sonorensin family bacteriocin; amino-acid sequence: MDDFKKDLQKLNVDEFRAGEVTPWDNQGHYDIVQARQLGCGGCAGCGGCARCFPFLLCFPCFPCTPCARCSPCARCARCSPCARCAG
- a CDS encoding GerAB/ArcD/ProY family transporter; translated protein: MIEKGKISALQSAMMMYLAITPTAILTTPSITYEYAKQDLWISPIWALSGLITVYIAFRLHDMYPGQNIVQASERIVGRFPGKMIGFIMLFLYLHLNGIVIREYGEFLVGSFLQRTPLIVVTSSMVLVCALAVRGGVEIVGRFAQLFLPAFGALFLLIIIPIIPELRPSNMLPIMEGGVMPSISGAGILQTWYSEFITVSFLLPFVTD
- a CDS encoding NADP-dependent oxidoreductase; translation: MKAVIIENYGGRDQLKLVDTPVPEIRERDVLVEVHSASVNPVDWKVREGRLKARITYEFPLILGWDLAGVIKQVGSHVTKFRVGDEVFSRPDISRNGTYAEYTVVEENLLAIKPSNLTFEEAASVPLAGLTAWEALVEISQLKTGDKVLIHAGAGGVGGYAIQLAKSLGAYVATTVSGRNVKFVKELGADEVIDYGLQDFSKVLHDFDVVFDTVGGEVQTKSFEVLKENGILVSIVSPPNQEVALQKKVRPEYFFLQPDGEKLAKLANLFETGDMKPIVGSVFSLSEVAKAHELSESGHAQGKIVIKIK